Genomic DNA from Acipenser ruthenus chromosome 4, fAciRut3.2 maternal haplotype, whole genome shotgun sequence:
actctttacactcagccctatttccacctgtttttcactgttttaatttatgtactactggatagtttgtactgcatgcatgtaacatatcaaaggCCACAAAATTTGCTATcctattatgtaagttgcaaatggatcaggcatactatatgtggtagagatgagaatatatgttagaaaaaactaaaaaaagtttttccaaaataatcatgtttgttgtaatcatagatggctcaaaaaaaaaaaaaggaaacactgcACCATTAAagctcaatatgaaatgaacataggtggggaagctgagcttctaagctttccaacgatacctcccctttcagtctagcttcTACAATGAcagagcaatagactcaaaacgaaacccaagctgtgaactctgtcacatgatgagaggcttaacttcaggcgatcgtagttcccggctaggagtaccgcaaagtaccaccaaatgttcctgtgaGGACACTGCAGTCTGATTGGTTATCatgttattgttaataaaacaatgaataatcctctcccaacaccgaaaccctaaacctaaggtcagtatcatatactgcagccattacacatctaaagtagttcatgtttggcagtgaataattgtttttgttactttagaAAAAAGTGAccagaggtgctgacttcctcagttgtcctgacaggaacatttcgtggtacctttgtaggcactgcgtaccgcatacacacactgaatatgtctttggaaagccccgagtctgtacttttaaataaGCCATGgtaccaggtaggtggcttttacagtgCCTGAATAATATGGGCGTAATCTTCGGTCCGCTGGCGCCcaaaaatgaatggggctgagttttaatagttaaagcgaaagtcaccgcttgcaaaacaacacctagatagacttaatattgtcttttttttttcaaaactgtttacttactgcagtgtactgagtttctataatccttaaagataaCGTCCGAGAATcatgtacgagagaataaagtcttgcggcacttaaaatatccagcactgcttttatttatttacttattttaaccagaactactcagaatgcggctcatagtgctttcatcACAGACACTcacttccttatagattgttgtagcatttcaggcattctaaattgggtgaaaaatacagtagcttggtgtcttaaaatatctctgcgggattttcctgcactgaaagttgcagatatgcggtagcaacttggaaaatgcacaATTCCCGCAATCCTgcactgaaattcaagccctgtgcTAACTGTAGAGCACTCTATGGCCTTGAGACTATAAAACATTATTCAAATGTGAACCAGCCACCTGTGTAGTGATGCCAGGACTGAGGTTTGATTTACTAAAATGGAGCTAAAATAGTGAGAATCATTTTCAGGCATCCTtattgctaattattattattattattattattattattattattattcatttcttagcagacgcccttatccagggcgacttacaattgttacaagatatcacattatttcacattatacagatatcacattattttttacatacaattacccatttatacagttgggttttttactggagcaatctaggtaaagtaccttgctcaagggtacagcagcagtgtcccctagctggggattgaacccacgaccctccggtcaagagtccagagccctaaccactactccacactgctgtccagtgTATAATTACACTATAACCTTACCACAGGGCCAGGATCCCCTCCTCTTCCTGGTGCACCTTTGGAGCCCTTGTACCCCTAAAAACAAGGTGAACATATCTGAGTAATATAAGAAGTCATTTCATGGgcaaatatttaaatgactctATCTTGTCAAACTTGCTTATATATGGTACATGTGTTCAATTCATAACATGGTCAACATAGTGACACCAAAATTATTCAAACAGCATGTTAAATTTCAATATCCATAACTCTATATATTTCAGCTCTTCTATATCTATTGTCTCTTTATTACATAATTGTAggtcatatatatgtgtgtgtgtgtgagcgtgtgcatgtgcgtgtgtgtgtgtgtgttatttgaaATTTAGTATTGGCATATTCATTTCTGTACTCCCCTCATTTAGTTGTTTGAAACATGCTTTCAAACACAATCTGGCTTTATCTTAGTTCTTTATAGAAGCGCTAATAAGCAAAAACtatacaaacaaacatttttagttatctctttttttttttttatcttacctCTCTGCCTTGTTCGCCAGGAAAACCCAGCTGGCCTTGTTCACCACGGCTACCCTGCAAGGAAAAATCACGTTTCGTTTTGGAGTcgattcagttgatctaaacagtggcagatctgcATAGCATCCctgtttatatattatatgaaTAGAATAGGACTTTGCAAACCAAACTTCTAACAGTACATGTGAGGCTCTTCAGTGTGTTTATCTATACAGTTATATATTGTAGTTATAGAGCTTCTAACCTCATCTCAACTTATTGGCTAGGGACAGAATCCTTAACGTCAGTGCATCACATAACATTGCCCATTCCACAAACAGTCATTTTGAATTTGGACCTTCTATAGAGGATCACTGAAACTTTGTGGGAGTTTTTTGGGTCCTACAGAACTGTTAATTTTGAACCATGATTGGATACCAATGTTAGAAACATGTTATTCAACCAACAAAAGTCCCTTTACCTGCACAAGTAGCATTCATTTGCATTAATTAATGCATTGGGAGTCACATGCAGAACGTAACATCTCATTTTACAATTGGACTCCCTGTTCTCTGTTTATTTAGTGGCAGGTGAAATTAACAGGCTGTGTGTATATCTCTCAAAAAGATGCCATGCACAAGAGCTAGCTCACAGATCCCTGTGGTGCTGAAACAAACTCCTGAGTGAAGCAAGAAAAGTGGGGAGATGCTACCTTTTGCCTTTAAGGTCACTATGACAACCACATCCTTGATCGTTCACAGCTGGCTACATGCCAACTCTAATAAGAGCCAAATGAATTAATGCACATGTACAGCTTTACTTAAAAATTGTTAGCGTAGCTTATTAAAGCAAGTAGAAAATAGGACTTACTTTTGGACCGGCAAAACCAGCAAAGCCAGGCTCCCCTGGCATACAGTCACATTCTGTTGGGCTGGCATTTAGTCCCAACAAAGCACACTGTTTTGTGAGggatacaaaaaacaacacatagaTTACTAGAACCAATAAAATGAgcaacaaaatggaaaaaaaaatacatggattGTATggattaatttcaataaataaatgaatgcataactTACCCGTTcatctttctgaaaaaaaagacaaaaggtcAGCATTTATATCCCATAAAACAAGTACTTTGTTTGATGCAAGTTTACTATCTGGCACAATTATTGCACCGCACTCACAGTTCCTGGGATGTCACAACAGGGTTCGTCTCCTGCTTTGTTGGGGTTGCTGTAAATCTGCAGTTGCTGAACATCAACCTGTGGGATAGAAAGTAATCTTGATTGATTTTGCTGTCAAAAGTACAAAAGCCTGATGTTTAAAACCCACATAAGGTTGACCATATACTGCTTGGTactcttatttgtttttttttttctttctgattgTTAGGATCCTTCTGGCCTTAAGCCCAGGtgaagtaaaaagaaaaacaagactgTTAAAGGTGATGAAACATTCAAAATAGAAGACAAATCTGGGAAAATTCATTTAAATATTATGAAGTGTATGGATTCAAATTAAACCAACAGGttcctaaaaaataaacaggtgtttttgtattttaacctaTGTGACAGGTTACTGCTACTTGTTTGATATCATAATAGAAAAGAAGATATCATTCTATTTCTTGGTATTGTCATAACTCATCTGTGGACTCAAACATGTTCCTGTTGAGTTCTGTGTCCATTGAACCCACATTCAGAATAAACATTTCCACTAGCAACAAGGCATAGAAATCTCTGCTGTTCTGAGCCCTGGCACTCATTCAACCTGCACTATGTGTGTTTTCATAACCATTCTACTTACTGACAACCATTCAAAACAACCTGCTGATCAAGAACTGTTTCAGAGTTCGGTCAGATGAAACACATCTAAAGACTGAATACTTTATAGAAAACAATAGCTCATCAACATGATCATCACCTGAGTCAATCAGATTTCACATTTGGCTCTGGTAGGTTCTAAATCACAAATAAAGAAAAGTATAATATTGTGTAGTCTGCACTTGTCAAACATGCCACCAGCCTACATCTGACACCAGAACATTTACACAAATCCTATGCCCTCAGGATGTTATCACTTATTAATCAATATaataacattgaaaaataagGATGGTAGCTACGGTACTCACAGGAAGGGTTGCAGCATCCCTACTTCTTGTGGCTAAAGATGTCAGGCCATCAGTTCTGATGGATCCGTGTTGACTGAAGGGGGCGCTGCCGACCTGCTGGCAATCCACGTACAGGGTGAGCTGGCTCTTCTGAGCGCTGAGCGAGAGCTTGTGCCACTCTCCGTCGAAGAGGCGGCCTACGTTTTCAAAAGTGGTGACCTTCTCCTCCCCAGCAGCGGCCGCGTTGAAGACATCGACAGCGTCGATCTCCCCGTAGAGCCGCAGGTGGAACTGGTCTCCACCTTGCTGGTCCTTCACGTCCACCAGGTTCCACACCTCCTTTGGAGTGTCCTCCAGCATCCGAAATGTGGAAACCATTGAGAACTCCTGAGGGAACCCATGTGGCTGAACCAGTCTACGCAAAGAGAGAAAAGCAACACACGTTCCAGGTGCTATCTGGGAGCTAGGGGGGCACAAGAACTgctttttttatagcatgtgtaTTCAGGCACTCGTCAACATGCTCATTTCCGCTATTCTGTACTAGTATTCATAGTGGAGACACACAATATTGATGTATGGAGGGTGGACAATAGGAAAGGGATCAAGAGTCCAAAATTGGGAACACCTTTCCCTATTATGTTGGATATTTGCATATGACCATCACCCGCACCAACCGGGATACCTGTTTtgcattataaatgtatatattgtggCATTATTTCAATACAGTATTTGGGGATTTATAACTCtttaaatgtaatcagattacttaTTTCTATATATAACGCTGTTCCATGCAAATTGAGAAACTGTCTCATTCTTCAGTTTGGACATTCTCAATTAGTTAAAGAAGATACACAGTTGTATTTGCAATGTCGCCAGCGACatgacaaaatgtatttgtctttATTGTAACATTTAGCCTAAATGGCATTGTTACCTGTGTATGACTAAACCACAGTATCTCACTTCACAGACAAGGTTAAAGGAAATTTTGATAAGCATGTAAAATATTGCACTCAGAATGCCATACCTTGTTTCCCGTCTAACCTGCACTTTTGGTCCAAGGCGATAAGCACTTATGTCCTGCTGGGTTCCTGGCACAATATTCACTCCCACAGCACTGGGTA
This window encodes:
- the LOC131737000 gene encoding collagen alpha-1(IX) chain-like, translated to MAASNAKVSSASRRGVRPWLIVWALVALQSLQSYGQDFSGYHSGDYDSHVYEGSAVEDLNGEPSGYPHPDEYPVEPTPGYEEHTASGYPYPQTTPLVTMITEEEYPYATTTESYVAAKEVTTMTTSVPYRFPTTTPEPYDDYFPAPEVYDDEGTDVLAEMRVPSAVGVNIVPGTQQDISAYRLGPKVQVRRETRLVQPHGFPQEFSMVSTFRMLEDTPKEVWNLVDVKDQQGGDQFHLRLYGEIDAVDVFNAAAAGEEKVTTFENVGRLFDGEWHKLSLSAQKSQLTLYVDCQQVGSAPFSQHGSIRTDGLTSLATRSRDAATLPVDVQQLQIYSNPNKAGDEPCCDIPGTKDERPNRM